TGTGTTGACTGATGTGATATACAGAATGTGTGCGTAGATTTTAAATATGTCTACACAAGttcttaaataatttttaataacttcATATAACTTTTCACATACTTTCTTTCTGATGCAATTCATTTCACTTAATTTATCCACAAAAACATATACTTTttcttatataatatataatataatataaaaattagCTGCTCTAAGGTCTTTCCACCTGCAGGATATACCTGTGTGCACGGGGTAAAAGGGACAGACATTTCTTCAGCAGCTCTGCCTCACACTGGAAGCTGTGGTCTTTGGAAGGGAAATACTATAATCTGGCTTGGTCTTGAAGCGATCATCCAGAGACCACCATGATTGAGTCACTTCAGCACAATATGGGAGCCACAATTCTACTAAAAACTCTGCCAACCATCAGCACACGAGGctagacagagagaaataagaTTCATTGGGTCCTTTTCCCACTCTTTCCTTTTATAATCAAACTCTTCTGATGTCGAACCACATAAATCTGTTCAGAGTTTTCTGAAACATTGTTTGTTAAAGACAATCAGTTAAAACTTCACAACTGAGGACATAAAATGTCATGCACTATCAGATTATTTCACAGTCTGCAAATGTATTATATTAACTACGGttatgggaaaaaaatgaaaacaaaatgattcttTGCATAATCAAGTTCAGTCTCAATGACAACAAACAGGTGGTTAACTGTTCGAAACTTCATCTTTTCACATTGACCTGCAACCTTCACCCAAGCCCTAAAGCAGGAGATGGGCCTAAAGAAAACCAAGGCTGTTTTTTGGATGTTACCACGTCGGGATAAGAGCCACAGGCCCTGTGCTGTCTGTTCCACTATAGTGATATCAGAACAGTTGTAGGATCTCCAATAGAAACAAAGACAGGATTCgccttaaatacatttaatgtgtTCTATGTGAGCCCCAACTCCTACCTGGGACCCCCTCTTATATAAACCCCTCAAACAAAAATCCAAGAAAGCAGGAATGCACGCACAAGCACCTGCAACCAACAGATTAGTACAGCAATAAAGTCCTGAGATGCAGATTGTAACTTGTCTCTCACTCCCCAGGGGTTTAGAAATGCTTGTTCAATTCCTTGTCATGCGAAACAAAGCCATGCTAAAGCCTCTCCCTGGAGCTTTGAAGGGATTCTGGTGAAATCGGATACAGGCATGTTGTCATAACATTTACTACTTGGAATGCATTCAGCTTGATTTCAAGTGAATAAAGTGACCTAAAAGCCAAAATGTCAGCGATAAAGTGGCTTTCACATTGACACGCACACTTAACCAATGAACTCTTGAAATGACAGGAAAGAACTTGAGCACaagaagaacattttaaacGGTGTATCTTAAACTAAAGATAAAACAACACTGGTTTCCACGTATACTCACAAAGGCCTTACTAGAAAAtaccttttattttacatttgtttaattacCTATTGATGATATAAGAGGAGCACATTTTAAGCTTGACTTCCTACTAAGCATAACAGGCAGgtacagtaaaatattaatattaatgactTTCATTATAAAGGCATAATGTTAATATAAAGCCACTATCAACACAGTGTCTGTTATCTAGTAGAATTTAGACATACTACAGCAATAACCTGCaaaagctgaaaggaccaaaagTAAGTTTGTTAACTCACCAAGATTGACGAAACTCATCACCATATCTGCGTTATCAAGGAAGCGGCTGTCCTGTGGGGTCACCGCGGCGGAACCCTGAGTCGGTAAAATTGGCTTATAATAAGAGTATGCGTCTGTCGAGATAGTATTGTACAAGTCCAGCATGAACATGGGGGCAGCGTTGTGTTTGGTATGGACGATTGGCCGCGGACGGTGCGGCAGCCCCAGGAGAGAGAGGATCTCCCGCTGCATCTCCTTGCGCTCATGGTTCCGCAGCCGCCGCTGGATGAAGCTGGAGCGCACCTCATTGTCTATGGAGAAGTTGGAGAAGGCGACCTGCGTGGCCAACGCGCAGTAAGACCAACAGAGTAGGGTCATTGTGGTCGCCAAGGAGCTTGTCATCATTTTACGCGCGGCTTTAGCAAGTCGAAAAATAAGACTAgggattttgtttctttataaGGAGTCCTACTGCATGTAggcaaataaaacacacagtccTGTGTCCACTCACAATACCATCCCATCAGCGTCTGACACAGCGGTGCGCTTTTCTAGATGGCAGTTTGGGAACGGATTTTATTGAGGGTGTTTCAGGGGAGGGGCAGGAGGGGTTCAGAATGGGATAAACCAAGACTTGAAAACTGAGACAAGGTGTGGGGGTGAGGCAATTAAAAACAGCGAGAATAGATCAGTGACCCATCATGAAGTGCACTTTTATTTCTTGGTAGTAAGATGGCTGGGGTGTGGACCCCTCAGACCCAAGTGTCCCATCACTTTATCCATTGTTTGAACATGATTGTTTAGCTATTGATCAAAGTAGGATCTAGTAAATATTTGATATGCGTCTATTTCTAGGCTACTCACTTTCAAACCATCCTAATTTGCTTATAATAGTTCTGGGACAGGTACATTTACTGGGATCACTGGGATCTTTCAATACTTAAATGAGTGTATGATAAAGTATTGTCTATGATGAAGTGTTGCCCCTCCCTCCCCCACAAATCCTTTCTTCGGTGGATACCTTTGAACTCAAACAAAGTCAGGCCCACCCTAATTGTTGAGGGGTCTGAGCACCAGGAGCCCAGGTACATGAAGGGACATGCTAAAGGCCCCTATGAATACACTCCACAGCAAATGCTTAAAGGGGGTGTGTGAATGATAAAGCAAGAATCCAACACTTAAGTCCAAATTATGCGTGTGCTTAACTCTGGTTTGAGGACAGCTGCAACTAAACAATTTAAACTAAGATaatccaggaaaaaaaatgatttaaagttaTAGTTTATAAGCACAAGTCATTAGATGCTTAGTTTTCCCAGCAGAGGTCATTTTATGACTCATTCCCTAATACCCATTAGAGATCCCTATCCAGTACAAACATTTGTAAACCTTGTACTTATTCAAAAGTAACTATTTAAAGAGTGTAAAAGTTTGTTATGCATTAAGATTCTTCAGCATTGCCTGCCACATATGTTGGAATGTCTAAATGTCAATCTCTATCCACATTCTCATCTGTGTCAGGTCTAGTATGAATGGTGGACCTACGTGCAAATCAAAGACGgagtataattattattgttgttgttgttgttattattgttgttgtttttgttgttgtttttgtagttatAAAAAGAACAGGGTAcaagagcaaataaaaaatgacttcaATAAGGGAGGGTAAAACATATGTCCACACAATCTAAGCTgtagtaataaaaacataacaggGGGAACAAGGAAGCCAAATAACCAAAGGGGAACAAGATAGACTAAATCTAACCGGCCAAAGGAATCTAGATGAAGCTGAACTTGAACATGACTAAAGGAACTATGAGCTAAATATAGAAAACTAGGAAGATAGAACATGTTAAAGATAAGTGCGAAAAAAGTTAACATAgaagcaaaaattaaaaactaaggcacaaaacaaaagaacaattcACAATAGAACCAAGCGCTtagaggcaaaaaggcaacatGGATTTGACAAACACTGCAAGAAGCTTATAAGAGTAGGAGACTGATCAGTTGTGTGGAGCCAGTGAGGGAGAGAAATTATCATGGTGTAGCCAGGTGTGAAGTGAGTATTAGgttgtgtgtaaaatgcaaaataatgaggctgtgtatatgtgtgaatCTGATCATGAGGCAAAGAACATAAAtaatcacaacaaaaacaaagtccaaaATGTGGATTATGACAGTATGAGACATTACGCAAAGATATTTTACACTGATCTGTGACATAGATGCTTTTgttcaaagtgacttacaagttaGGAACGCACACACTAGGAGCTTGGGTTCAGCGTTACCCTGGGTAAGACACAGTTGTACAGGAGGAGTTAGGGATCGAGCCCCCAACCATGCAATATGGTCCACAACCCACTCCTGAGTCACAGATTGCTTTCAGTCACAGGGATGTACTGTTTCTAATAATTTAAGGTTTTCTGGTGACCTCTCTTTATCCCTGATGTGATGCTGAAAGTATGTACTGAATTAGTCCAATACTGAGTCGGTCATTTCTGTCTCCTGCTGAAACAACCATTCTGCATGTCATACTGTTTTGTTCTAACATAATAAATGTTCTAACATTTAATTTTGGGGTCTGGGTCTGTGAATATGTGAAAGATTTGATATTGTCCATGCACCACAcaatctttattttaaactacGCTAATtgcttaattacatttttgtataaaaGTCTCCTCTACAGATGGCCGTCATTTAAAGTCAATGCTGCATAACCTACAGGGAATAGTGAAGGGAAAGTGAAGCAGATGCCCATGGGCTCAGTTTAACACAACTTTAGTTGCCAGgtaatttgtgtaattttaacagaataaagttgtaaactgtaattttaaaagcaataaaaccctgTAATATATATCTAGTTGTATACTGTAattctttttacagtaattaagtgcaacatttaaaaaagactttGTTGTTCTACAGGCACCTTTGAGAGgtgcatattttaaatacaaactggaCTATAATACAGATAACAGCctactgttattttatttcagtaaatTTTTAATAAGGACTTTAATTTGTAGATGAGGCTTTATAGTGTCACGATAAATGATATGGAGACTTCTAACGGTCCTTATTACTTACTTCACACAGTACTGCATATGGTAAGAGTTCATTGccctttattattttatacttCACACATTTTTTCAGATGATTAATTCCCCATTAAACTATATTCAAACCCAAGATTGTCTCCTTagccatttattttttacatatttaattaaGATTACATATTGCTTGAGTTCTACGGCGGggcattgcattcaccaaagataaaaaaaaataacgttTTTCGTAATTACGAGAAACGGATCTCGTAAATACGAGTTGCAGCACAGTATTTACGAGTTGTGTTTCTTGTTATTACGAGATCAGTATCTCGCATTTATGAGATAAggtctcagtttttttttctttggagaATGCAATGCGCCGCCTTAGAGTTCAGTGGTGAATTGATAAAAACGTGGGTTGGAGTCAGATTTGtgaatgtgtaatttatttatatgaTCATCAACTGGACTACGAAGGAAATCAACCATTCCATAGTTTACAAGATTTAATATCACTGATCAAAATTTCCATCTATCTGTAACAAATAAGGataaacactttgaaaaaagacagagatcACAGCACTTATCTGTTTAGCCTAACCTTTTAACGTTCCAATACCAGTCGCACACTTTTAATTGATGATCACTATTATGAGTGAAGACTgaggaaaatgtttgtcttgCACTGACTCCAAGCGGTAAACCTTCAAATAGCATCTGTTCAGCTGGTTAATACGTCACCAAACTGCGACATATCGAAGTAGCGCCACATTTTTGATGCGCCAAATTATTTTGGCGTCTTCAACCTTTTCGGTTTAGCTACAGCCACGGCTAAAGGAAATCTGAGGTATGTAAAGCAATTTAGTTATGCGGCGGTGTTCCAGATGctctaattttaaattttgcttAACGAATCAGCAACCGGTCACATCGGATTGTCTCGCAAACGGACACGGCTAACGCTAGGTAGTGTTGAATTGACTTCAAATTCTGACACACATAGcggtaaaaattaaaatagtatCACAGACTTATTGTAAATATAATACACGGTAAAGTGATAGCCACATAGCCTTATGTTACCAATCTAGCTTACATCTAACGAGTGTGTAGAGGCTAGGAAAGACAAGCTAACTGACGCAGCTAGTTAGCAGCACACCTGAACGTCTCCGTTTACGTCTGTTTTGGTCTAAATTGTGTTACGCTGTTGGCTTTTCAGTATATGAAACATGTAAGTGTTGTTGACTTTCGAAACCGAATCTTATCATAAAGGTAACTTAACTGTGGGATGCTGCAACGTTAGCTAGCAAGCGTTGTATGTTAAATacaatgtttgtttgcatgaaaCGTTATTGGACTATTAGCtacatttatcattatttttttcccttttttgtcgCAGCTAATCTCCGTTACCTCTTAACCGCATCTTGCTTTTTGTAATGATGCACTCGAAAACGACACCCAAATGCCAATGCGATCTGTTATTCTCTACAACACACCGTACCTCTGTCTTCTCTCCCAAGTATACAGTAGGAGTCAGGTTACTGCACAATGAGTTTATTCGGGGCGAGCACGGGGTTTGGAACAGGAGGGACCGGTGTGTTTGGAAACACAACAACAGATCCCTATAATCCTATGAAGGTAAATCTGAGGAGTCAAGAAGATAGGCCTTCATGCCTTTTATAACCTGTTAtgatgtatgtttgtgtctggtAGTACAATGTTATTTTCTGTCCCTGCAGGATATTGAAATGACCTCACCTCCAGATGACAGCATTAGCTGTCTGGCTTTCAGCCCCCCAACAATGCCAGGGAACTTCCTCATTGGAGGTTCCTGGGCCAATGATGTAAGTTATTTTGTCAATCCAAAAAAATAGGTACACTAGACTACATTTTAGTGATTGATAATAACTTTAATATGAGTGAAGCTGAAAGGCTGTATGACACCTTCACTGTGCTTGActacttctacttttacaaaagcAAATTTGTGTATTAACAGTTCATCTCTGTGTTGACCTCAGGTCCGGTGCTGGGAGGTGCAGGATAATGGTCAGACTGTCCCTAAAGCCCAGCAGATGCACACAGGTCCAGTGCTAGATGCATGTTGGAGTGATGTAAGTCTCAAAATACATAGTAGCTTTAGCCCTGCAGCTGATGGCGACTGCTGCACCAGTGAATGATTTATGATCTGTTATACTCCTAAATCAGGATGGGAGTAAAGTCTTCACAGCATCCTGTGACAAGACAGCCAAGATGTGGGATCTTAACAGCAATCAAGCAATGCAGATTGCACAGGTGGGATGAGAGTCACCAATTTTACTATGTTGTCATAAGAATGAAGCAGAATCACCTCACGTATCCCATAATTTCTCTTCACAGCATGATGGTCCAATCAAAACAATCCACTGGATAAAATCTCCTAATTACAGCTGTGTCATGACTGGCAGTTGGGATAAAACACTGAAGGTACAACAGCcactttaaaagaaatgtaactgAATAACTGAACATCTAAGATAAAAGAGAGCTTTAGACAGTTATAATCAATAGATTCTTTAAATAATAGGTTTACTCAGCTTACTTTTAGCTCTGAACTTCAGTCTATCATATAAATGTTCAGATTCAACAAGAAAAATTTTTAATATTAGACTAGTTTATGGAAGATACTGAgtgcctgtttttaattttcacatttatgttttgctttcttGTAATAATTAAGGATGGTGTAGGAAAAAGGTACTTCTAAAAATTACTCCTCAAGTTTatcaatattttgtaatttctgtAATTGCCAAAACTCAGTCTTTATTTCTGACTTGCTTCACGTGTAGAGACTGCTACAAATAATCGGGATGTGGCAATTGTAGGAATGTATAATGTAGACTAGAGCTTAGaaacatgtctttgttttatatttctctCCAGTTCTGGGACACCCGCTCTCCCAATCCTATGTTGTCTCTGCAGATTCCAGAGAGATGCTACTGTGCAGATGTTGtaagtgatttcttttttggtgttgtttttgtgtgtttgttttttaggagTATGACATGTATTTTAATGCTTGCTGAATGAAAGTTTAaagtgtttgggtgtgtgtggaTTTAACCTCTCTAATCTGATATGTAGGTGTACCCCATGGCAGTTGTTGCCACAGCAGAGAGAGGTCTGATCGTGTACCAGCTGGAGAGCCAGCCATCTGAGTTTCGCAGAATAGACTCTCCTCTCAAACATCAGGCAATTACCAAAGTTCTATTAACCTTTGATTTTGATATTTCCTTATACATAttgatttttaaacttttcaaatcTTCcacaattatataatttttcttttgataatGAGTAAAATGCCAGTCTTTGTAAGATATGGAGTTTTCATGCTTGGTTGCCTTTTGTTCTGATTTCCTATTCTGGACTTGCAGCACCGATGTGTTGCTATATTCAAGGACAAGCAGAATAAGCCCACAGGCTTTGCACTGGGAAGCATTGAGGGCCGAGTGGCCATCCATTATATCAACCCTCCAAACCCGTGAGTGTCTAGAACTGTTTTTACATCTTGCGTATTGTCCATTACAGTTGTAAATAtagttgctttttgttttggtgtttacaaaaataaagacagtgtCAATGGCATAAGGcaaaaaataatatgaataaatttGCCAATGCCTCTTTAGAGCCAAAGACAACTTCACCTTCAAGTGCCACAGGTCTAATGGAACCAACACAACCACTCCGCAGGATATCTATGCTGTAAGTTGTTCTAAATATCGgatttttataataatgtattattattattattttttttttttttgtacaatttgGTTGACATTATGCTGGAGAGAAATCCAGGTACCATTTCTCACCAGCTCATTATAATTTTCACCAAACAGGTGAATGCCATTGCCTTTCATCCTGTCCATGGCACATTGGCTACTGTGGGATCAGATGGGCGATTTAGTTTCTGGGACAAAGATGCTCGCACCAAGTTGAAGACCTCAGAGCAGCTAGACCAGCCAATTACAGCTTGCTGCTTCAACCACAATGGCAATATCTTTGCATATGCTTCCAGTTATGACTGGTCAAAGGTAGGGTGTGTAAAGACTAAATTgcaggattttgtttttttttttaacacactaGCTGAAACCTGACCAATTGGCAGGCATCTAATCTGCATGAGCTCACTCTTCTGTTTTGGATTCATTGTGTTATTATCTAAATACCTTAGGGCCATGAGTATTACAACCCCCAGAAAAAGAACTACATCTTCCTGAGGAACGCTGCTGAGGAGCTGAAACCTCGGAACAAGAAATGGTGAGAGAAAGGAAGTCACTATCTCTAA
This genomic interval from Channa argus isolate prfri chromosome 5, Channa argus male v1.0, whole genome shotgun sequence contains the following:
- the rae1 gene encoding mRNA export factor isoform X2, which encodes MSLFGASTGFGTGGTGVFGNTTTDPYNPMKDIEMTSPPDDSISCLAFSPPTMPGNFLIGGSWANDVRCWEVQDNGQTVPKAQQMHTGPVLDACWSDDGSKVFTASCDKTAKMWDLNSNQAMQIAQHDGPIKTIHWIKSPNYSCVMTGSWDKTLKFWDTRSPNPMLSLQIPERCYCADVVYPMAVVATAERGLIVYQLESQPSEFRRIDSPLKHQHRCVAIFKDKQNKPTGFALGSIEGRVAIHYINPPNPAKDNFTFKCHRSNGTNTTTPQDIYAVNAIAFHPVHGTLATVGSDGRFSFWDKDARTKLKTSEQLDQPITACCFNHNGNIFAYASSYDWSKGHEYYNPQKKNYIFLRNAAEELKPRNKK
- the rae1 gene encoding mRNA export factor isoform X1, with the protein product MSLFGASTGFGTGGTGVFGNTTTDPYNPMKDIEMTSPPDDSISCLAFSPPTMPGNFLIGGSWANDVRCWEVQDNGQTVPKAQQMHTGPVLDACWSDDGSKVFTASCDKTAKMWDLNSNQAMQIAQHDGPIKTIHWIKSPNYSCVMTGSWDKTLKFWDTRSPNPMLSLQIPERCYCADVVYPMAVVATAERGLIVYQLESQPSEFRRIDSPLKHQHRCVAIFKDKQNKPTGFALGSIEGRVAIHYINPPNPAKDNFTFKCHRSNGTNTTTPQDIYAVNAIAFHPVHGTLATVGSDGRFSFWDKDARTKLKTSEQLDQPITACCFNHNGNIFAYASSYDWSKGHEYYNPQKKNYIFLRNAAEELKPRNKKW